One segment of Pseudomonadota bacterium DNA contains the following:
- a CDS encoding type II toxin-antitoxin system RelE/ParE family toxin, with translation MKKVHAVRWSETSENDLKGIVDYIAGDSPSRAYEVFSNIKEKASTLHLFPDRGRIVPELQDQGITQYRELIVAPWRIIYRVSEEAVYVLSVLDSRQNVEDILLKRLITLKL, from the coding sequence ATGAAGAAAGTCCACGCCGTCAGATGGTCGGAAACATCAGAGAACGATCTCAAGGGCATCGTTGACTACATCGCTGGCGACAGCCCCTCACGGGCTTATGAAGTGTTTAGCAACATCAAAGAAAAGGCCTCCACCCTCCATTTATTTCCGGACAGAGGTCGTATTGTCCCCGAGCTTCAGGATCAAGGAATCACTCAATACCGTGAGCTCATTGTGGCTCCATGGAGAATCATCTACAGGGTGTCGGAGGAAGCCGTCTACGTGTTGTCCGTACTTGATTCCCGGCAGAACGTCGAAGACATTCTCCTAAAAAGGCTTATTACGTTGAAACTTTGA
- a CDS encoding type II toxin-antitoxin system Phd/YefM family antitoxin yields MNIQRDIKPVTYLKSKAADLLKQINETHRPVVITQNGEPRAVLQDPESYENMRNAIGILKLISQGEEDIRNRKSKAQDELFNEIENTLKERMR; encoded by the coding sequence ATGAATATTCAAAGAGATATCAAACCTGTTACCTACCTTAAATCGAAGGCAGCCGATCTGTTGAAGCAAATAAACGAAACTCATCGACCTGTAGTTATTACTCAAAACGGCGAGCCAAGGGCTGTGCTTCAGGACCCTGAGAGCTACGAGAACATGCGAAACGCCATTGGTATCCTGAAGCTGATTTCTCAAGGAGAAGAGGACATAAGGAATAGAAAGTCTAAAGCCCAGGACGAGCTGTTTAATGAAATTGAGAATACGCTTAAAGAAAGAATGAGATGA